In Halomarina salina, one DNA window encodes the following:
- a CDS encoding MATE family efflux transporter has translation MSRDRTITEGGLAWPLFTLAWPIVVTELLQVAYNLADTIWLGRYSAAAVGAMSLAFPLIFLLLSVGGGFTVAGSTLVAQYTGAGSDGDADFVAGQTLSFVTKLAVVLGALGFVAAGPMLGLLPTDPETAREVVPLAADYMRVFFLGTPFLFGFFVFSALMRGYGDTRTPMLVMLLSVVLNVVLDPILIFGFTENPLFAMLGAEGVQSSLAAQTGFTGMGVEGAALATLIARAAATVVGVYVLFGTDLGPDLRLDYLKTDRETVRKIVDIGVPSALEQSTSALAMITLTAMVVTFATPVVAAYGLGNRLISLVFLPAMGLGRATNTMVGQNLGAQKAERAERAVQLAASVGAGVMFLVAVVAYLFAEPIVSVFMATGTAEAAETIRHGTEYLRIRTVEFAFIGVLQVVLGAYRGAGNTKTALAFSLMALWVGRVPTVAYLVFVAGWGPTGLWAGMALGNIVGAFGAVAWFLRGTWKETVVDEQPAATAVAED, from the coding sequence GTGAGTCGAGACCGAACTATCACAGAGGGCGGGTTGGCGTGGCCGCTGTTCACGCTGGCGTGGCCCATCGTCGTCACTGAGCTGCTCCAGGTGGCGTACAACCTCGCCGACACCATCTGGCTCGGCCGCTACTCCGCGGCCGCCGTCGGCGCGATGAGCCTCGCCTTCCCGCTCATCTTCCTCCTGCTGTCGGTCGGCGGCGGGTTCACCGTCGCCGGGAGCACGCTGGTCGCGCAGTACACCGGCGCGGGCAGCGACGGCGACGCCGACTTCGTCGCCGGACAGACGCTCTCGTTCGTGACGAAACTCGCCGTCGTGCTCGGCGCACTCGGCTTCGTCGCGGCGGGACCGATGCTCGGTCTCCTCCCCACGGACCCCGAGACGGCCCGCGAGGTCGTGCCGCTGGCGGCCGACTACATGCGGGTGTTCTTCCTCGGCACGCCGTTCCTGTTCGGCTTCTTCGTCTTCTCCGCGCTGATGCGCGGCTACGGCGACACCCGGACGCCGATGCTCGTGATGCTCCTGTCGGTCGTGCTCAACGTCGTCCTCGACCCTATCCTCATCTTCGGGTTCACCGAGAACCCGCTGTTCGCGATGCTCGGCGCGGAGGGGGTCCAGTCGAGCCTCGCGGCACAGACGGGGTTCACGGGGATGGGCGTCGAGGGGGCGGCGCTGGCGACGCTGATCGCCCGGGCGGCGGCGACGGTCGTCGGCGTCTACGTCCTCTTCGGGACGGACCTCGGGCCGGACCTCAGACTCGACTACCTGAAGACCGACCGCGAGACTGTCCGCAAGATCGTCGACATCGGCGTGCCGAGCGCCCTCGAACAGTCGACCAGCGCCCTGGCGATGATAACCCTCACCGCGATGGTCGTGACGTTCGCCACCCCGGTCGTCGCCGCGTACGGGCTGGGCAACAGGCTCATCTCGCTGGTGTTCCTCCCCGCGATGGGGCTGGGTCGGGCGACGAACACGATGGTCGGTCAGAACCTCGGTGCCCAGAAAGCGGAGCGAGCGGAGCGTGCGGTGCAACTCGCCGCCAGCGTCGGCGCGGGCGTGATGTTCCTCGTCGCCGTCGTCGCCTACCTGTTCGCCGAACCCATCGTCTCGGTGTTCATGGCGACCGGCACCGCCGAGGCCGCCGAGACCATCCGCCACGGCACGGAGTACCTCCGCATCCGCACCGTCGAGTTCGCGTTCATCGGCGTCCTTCAGGTCGTCCTCGGCGCGTACCGAGGTGCTGGCAACACGAAGACCGCGCTGGCGTTCTCCCTGATGGCGCTGTGGGTCGGCCGGGTGCCGACCGTCGCGTACCTCGTCTTCGTCGCCGGGTGGGGACCGACCGGACTGTGGGCCGGGATGGCCCTCGGCAACATCGTCGGCGCGTTCGGCGCG
- a CDS encoding 2Fe-2S iron-sulfur cluster-binding protein, which produces MVDALGIGVGATIVLFVVVLHFSRGTEWTPTEDISNDILERRASTVPETDFPEPMNRSIGGGGVAAGAVGAGSEGELDDGEGEGQAAGDDDPSAIPDDEAETYEIEFVKEGETIEIKENTTVLEAGEDQGWDLPYACREGQCISCGGHITSGGHAEDYVKHHTNEMLGDAEMSDGYTLTCVAYPQSDFSIETGESP; this is translated from the coding sequence ATGGTAGACGCACTGGGTATCGGCGTGGGGGCGACTATCGTCCTCTTCGTCGTGGTCCTTCACTTCTCGCGCGGGACCGAGTGGACGCCCACCGAGGACATCTCCAACGACATCCTCGAACGGCGTGCCTCGACGGTCCCCGAGACGGACTTCCCGGAACCGATGAACCGCTCCATCGGCGGTGGCGGCGTCGCGGCGGGTGCCGTCGGGGCCGGGTCCGAGGGCGAACTGGACGACGGCGAGGGCGAGGGCCAGGCGGCGGGCGACGACGACCCCTCGGCGATTCCCGACGACGAGGCCGAGACGTACGAAATCGAGTTCGTCAAGGAGGGAGAGACCATCGAGATCAAGGAGAACACGACCGTGCTCGAAGCAGGAGAGGACCAGGGCTGGGACCTCCCCTACGCCTGCCGCGAGGGGCAGTGTATCTCCTGTGGAGGGCACATCACCTCCGGCGGACACGCCGAGGACTACGTGAAACACCACACCAACGAGATGCTCGGCGACGCCGAGATGTCCGACGGCTACACGCTCACCTGCGTCGCGTACCCGCAGTCCGACTTCTCCATCGAGACGGGCGAGAGCCCGTAA
- a CDS encoding lipoyl domain-containing protein: MSESETLVDSAAYWPDDAMDVEEAVVSNWFVREGSQADEGDVICEIQIEKVAIDVQMPTTGTVTERLVGENEVFAYGDPLARVRAD, from the coding sequence ATGAGCGAGTCCGAGACGCTCGTCGACTCGGCCGCCTACTGGCCCGACGACGCGATGGACGTCGAGGAGGCCGTCGTCAGCAACTGGTTCGTCCGCGAGGGGAGCCAGGCCGACGAGGGCGACGTCATCTGCGAGATTCAGATAGAGAAGGTCGCCATCGATGTCCAGATGCCCACCACCGGTACCGTCACCGAACGCCTCGTCGGGGAGAACGAGGTGTTCGCCTACGGCGACCCGTTGGCGCGAGTGCGAGCGGACTGA
- a CDS encoding alpha-ketoacid dehydrogenase subunit beta yields the protein MTQQVAKGRELTMSRAMVEAIAHEMRENEEVFYMGEDVADYGGIFDSTQGLLDEFGHDRIMDVPISETAYIGAAVGAAQAGMRPIAELMFVDFFGVCMDQIYNQMAKNTYMSGGAVNVPMVLTTAVGGGYNDAGQHSQTLYGTFAHLPGMKVVVPSNAYDAKGLMHAAIRDDDPVVYMFHKRLMGIGWMPAPEGPKTDVPEEAYTLPFGDAEVRREGSDATVVTLGLHVHRAMEAANELADDGIDAEVIDLRTLVPFDTETVIESVRKTGRLVVVDEDYRSFGLTGEVVARVAEEALDDLESVQRLAIPDVPIPYARPLEEAVNPGTADIAEAIRTVTE from the coding sequence ATGACCCAGCAGGTAGCGAAGGGACGCGAACTGACGATGAGTCGGGCGATGGTCGAGGCCATCGCCCACGAGATGCGCGAGAACGAGGAGGTGTTCTACATGGGCGAGGACGTCGCCGACTACGGCGGCATCTTCGACTCCACGCAGGGCCTGCTCGACGAGTTCGGGCACGACCGCATCATGGACGTGCCCATCAGCGAGACGGCGTACATCGGGGCGGCCGTCGGGGCCGCACAGGCCGGGATGCGCCCGATTGCGGAGCTGATGTTCGTCGACTTCTTCGGCGTCTGCATGGACCAGATCTACAACCAGATGGCGAAGAACACGTACATGAGCGGCGGGGCGGTCAACGTCCCGATGGTGCTCACCACCGCGGTCGGCGGGGGGTACAACGACGCCGGCCAGCACTCCCAGACGCTCTACGGCACGTTCGCCCACCTGCCGGGGATGAAGGTCGTCGTCCCTTCGAACGCCTACGACGCGAAGGGGCTGATGCACGCCGCCATCCGCGACGACGACCCGGTCGTCTACATGTTCCACAAGCGCCTGATGGGTATCGGCTGGATGCCCGCCCCGGAGGGACCGAAGACGGACGTCCCCGAGGAGGCGTACACCCTTCCCTTCGGCGACGCGGAGGTGAGACGCGAGGGGAGCGACGCCACCGTCGTCACCCTCGGCCTGCACGTCCACCGGGCGATGGAGGCCGCGAACGAACTGGCCGACGACGGCATCGACGCGGAGGTGATCGACCTGCGGACGCTCGTCCCGTTCGACACCGAGACGGTCATCGAGTCGGTGCGGAAGACGGGACGACTCGTGGTCGTCGACGAGGACTACCGGTCGTTCGGACTGACCGGCGAGGTGGTCGCTCGCGTCGCCGAGGAGGCGCTCGACGACCTCGAATCGGTCCAGCGCCTCGCCATCCCGGACGTGCCCATCCCGTACGCGCGACCGCTCGAAGAGGCGGTCAACCCGGGCACCGCGGACATCGCCGAGGCGATTCGCACGGTCACCGAATGA